The stretch of DNA CTTGACGCCGCGCATGGTCATGCACATGTGGGATGCCTCCAAAACCACGGCAACACCCTTCGGGTTCAGTTCCTTCTGGATGAGCTCTGCAATCTGGCGCGTCATGCGTTCCTGAATCTGCGGGAAACGTGCATAGAATTCCACCACACGCGGAATCTTGGAAAGGCCAACCACGCAATCGCCCGGAATATAGGCCACATGAGCCTTGCCCGTGAACGGAAGAAAATGGTGTTCGCACATGCTTGCAAACTCAATGTCCGGCACGATAATCATTTCATCGTACTTTTCATGAAAGCGCGTCTTGAGAATGTCTTCGGCACGCATCTCGCCCGAAAGGCCCGTCATGAGTTCGGCGTACATCTTGGCGACACGCTTGGGCGTATCGACAAGACCTTCGCGGTTCGGGTTTTCGCCCATGCCTTCCAGAATCATCCGGAAGCCGTCTTCCATTTTCTTAAAATCCATCATGGGGCCAAAGATAGCAAAATCAGCGGATCGTGACAGCGCGGGTTTCGTTTCCGTAGCGGATTAGGAACTTGCCGGCGTCCATAAAGTCCATGAGCATCATGGGTTCCGTTCTTTCGCGGCGAAGCAGGCGGCCCTGCAGGTCATACACGAAAAGCATCTTGCCCGGAGCAAGTCCGAACAGGCTCACGCTCTTGCCACCCACCACGGCACGCCATTCGCCCTGGAGCGTTCCGGGCTGAGCAGGCATGGTGCCGCCGGTAATGA from uncultured Fibrobacter sp. encodes:
- the folE gene encoding GTP cyclohydrolase I FolE — its product is MMDFKKMEDGFRMILEGMGENPNREGLVDTPKRVAKMYAELMTGLSGEMRAEDILKTRFHEKYDEMIIVPDIEFASMCEHHFLPFTGKAHVAYIPGDCVVGLSKIPRVVEFYARFPQIQERMTRQIAELIQKELNPKGVAVVLEASHMCMTMRGVKKPGATMVTTQLLGRFKTDEKTRAEFMSRIYAPR